A region of Mauremys mutica isolate MM-2020 ecotype Southern chromosome 2, ASM2049712v1, whole genome shotgun sequence DNA encodes the following proteins:
- the TFPI2 gene encoding tissue factor pathway inhibitor 2, with protein MNSSARLRSCPALGSPLLLLLLLGQVLGAPPAPAAPNQEVCLLPPEEGPCRALIPRWYYDRYTQTCQEFTYGGCEGNANNFRSLESCEKSCWMIRKVPKICRLEADPGPCRGYLKRYFFNLSSIKCEQFIYGGCYGNDNNFQDEDSCVDYCLPEKTGPSLCYSPKDEGLCSSSVTRYYYNSKSQSCEEFSYTGCGGNANNFVNKKDCYSICKKAGSKKPSFKKSRNKLPKTMRKLQEKI; from the exons ATGAACTCGTCTGCCCGCCTCCGGAGCTGCCCAGCGCTGGGctcgccgctgctgctgctgctgctgctggggcaggttctgggcgCTCCCCCGGCGCCAGCAG CCCCAAACCAAGaggtctgcctgctgcccccagagGAAGGCCCCTGCCGGGCTCTCATCCCGAGGTGGTACTACGACAGGTACACTCAGACGTGCCAGGAGTTCACTTACGGGGGCTGCGAGGGCAATGCCAACAACTTCCGAAGCTTGGAAAGCTGTGAGAAGAGCTGCTGGATGATCCGGA AAGTGCCCAAAATATGCAGGCTGGAGGCTGATCCAGGACCATGTAGAGGTTACCTAAAAAGATATTTCTTCAACCTGAGTTCAATAAAGTGTGAACAATTTATCTATGGTGGATGCTATGGAAATGATAACAACTTTCAAGATGAAGATTCTTGTGTGGACTACTGTTTACCTGAGAAAA ctggtcCCTCATTATGCTATAGCCCAAAAGATGAAGGATTATGTTCATCTTCTGTGACTCGCTATTACTACAACTCAAAGAGTCAATCATGTGAAGAGTTCAGCTATACGGGTTGCGGTGGAAATGCCAATAACTTTGTTAACAAAAAAGATTGTTATAGTATCTGCAAGAAAG CTGGGAGTAAGAAACCAAGTTTCAAGAAGTCAAGAAATAAACTTCCCAAGACTATGAGAAAACTACAGGAAAAAATCTAA